One stretch of Chroococcidiopsis sp. CCMEE 29 DNA includes these proteins:
- a CDS encoding helix-turn-helix domain-containing protein, with product MDSLEEFIQSNRNHRELKRAIAVQMSQRGHTHREIRDVLQVSVGFVTTCCQRYEANGVEGLKVNYWGTQGDLTPEQKQEILKWLTQKDAWLLEEVVQQIEDARGGVSLWPELLHFTQSSRI from the coding sequence ATGGATAGCCTTGAAGAGTTTATCCAAAGCAATCGAAATCATCGAGAACTCAAACGTGCTATTGCAGTGCAGATGAGCCAACGAGGACATACCCATCGAGAAATCCGAGATGTGCTGCAAGTGTCGGTCGGATTCGTCACAACGTGTTGCCAACGGTACGAGGCGAATGGGGTTGAGGGTCTCAAAGTGAACTACTGGGGCACCCAGGGTGATCTGACGCCTGAGCAAAAGCAAGAGATTCTCAAGTGGTTAACACAAAAGGATGCATGGCTGCTCGAAGAGGTGGTTCAGCAGATCGAGGACGCACGGGGTGGTGTATCGCTCTGGCCAGAGCTACTACACTTTACTCAATCAAGCCGGATTTAG
- a CDS encoding vanadium-dependent haloperoxidase has product MYVNIIESGQPSLSADIAVSISQSSDLEISRLIPNPKSFGSSKENVIFGGSDSSLNGTGGVDVFVITSAGATISGFEVGKDKVGIVSNDRALTFLDIINPYIPGGITDTDKGAVVSLPNGSTRNSFVTLSGVSASALANSPESFSIFLPGNVVIDWNEVMFDAGRNTPVPGSRSARYYALLHTAIADAVQGIQKTAGRSTYLESIGQRLPTVTSGASAEAAAASAANTILKALFTDPDNPVAVSNISPFPGETTNTGKFLSRVFDAAFSTSLTEIDGSTDGVNAGIEFGRSIAQRLLDLRANDGAFRNADGTRVDLSGFAAEYQNGIENNYHLNERSFQDGSSTLLNNGTVGRLQDGTNLIGTAVPIEAIDQNGNKTITSIAKTTPGAWRRGEDTLNTSGQFSGLASPDVAKLNQAWVLPSPDFFSNNILPPPALDSDCYRDNVAEVKAEGSILDLPGNGTVSILNRSITENGVTRFLGTGAGGNAVNDTNPADVNFGLGSEGKEFSRTGSDKLGLTSADRTIIAHVWANAEGTYQPNYAWQKVAQQLAINNKSSLEDTAYIFGAMNMALADGYANVWDIQWDRDYFWRPVSSIRNADQLKSTFDLDDNTWTARENTPQHPDPPSAAAAVAGVASNILSSFYGDNQTFTVSADPNPSSARLQNALRSLNGNDLVHGTPLEEVSRTYTSLSQAANEARTSRIYAGAHHRFATKDGINLGKKVAQYFLRHNPFLVQRRNIMSESVKTPESE; this is encoded by the coding sequence ATGTATGTGAATATAATTGAATCAGGACAACCTAGTCTCAGTGCAGATATCGCTGTTAGTATTTCACAATCATCAGACCTAGAAATATCTAGGCTAATTCCTAACCCTAAAAGTTTTGGCAGTAGCAAAGAAAATGTAATATTTGGCGGTAGTGATTCTTCTCTGAATGGTACTGGTGGCGTAGACGTATTTGTAATTACCAGTGCAGGTGCAACTATCTCTGGCTTTGAAGTTGGAAAAGATAAAGTTGGTATTGTCTCAAACGATAGAGCGCTGACTTTTCTCGATATCATCAACCCTTATATACCAGGAGGTATAACTGATACAGATAAAGGTGCTGTCGTTAGTCTTCCTAATGGCTCCACGCGCAATTCCTTCGTAACTTTGAGTGGAGTCAGTGCAAGTGCTTTGGCTAACAGTCCAGAAAGTTTTTCTATTTTTCTCCCTGGTAATGTCGTCATTGACTGGAACGAGGTAATGTTTGATGCTGGTAGAAATACTCCTGTACCAGGTTCGCGATCGGCTCGTTACTATGCTCTACTTCATACAGCGATTGCTGATGCGGTACAAGGGATTCAAAAAACTGCTGGGCGGAGTACTTACTTAGAGTCTATTGGACAAAGACTACCAACAGTTACTTCTGGTGCTAGTGCTGAAGCCGCCGCCGCCTCAGCCGCTAACACAATACTAAAAGCATTATTTACTGACCCAGATAATCCTGTTGCCGTGAGTAATATTAGTCCCTTTCCAGGTGAAACAACAAATACAGGAAAATTTCTTTCTAGAGTTTTTGATGCAGCTTTTAGCACATCGTTGACAGAAATTGATGGCTCCACAGACGGGGTAAACGCAGGTATAGAATTTGGACGCAGCATCGCGCAGAGATTGTTAGATTTGCGGGCAAACGATGGTGCGTTCCGCAATGCTGACGGTACGAGGGTGGATTTATCAGGATTCGCGGCGGAATACCAAAATGGTATTGAAAACAACTATCACCTCAATGAAAGAAGCTTCCAAGATGGAAGTTCAACACTTTTAAACAACGGCACTGTTGGCAGACTGCAAGATGGTACAAATTTAATTGGAACAGCTGTGCCAATTGAAGCAATCGATCAAAATGGCAACAAAACTATCACTAGTATTGCAAAAACCACTCCTGGCGCATGGCGGCGTGGGGAAGACACCTTAAACACTAGCGGTCAATTTTCTGGTTTAGCATCTCCAGATGTCGCCAAACTGAATCAAGCTTGGGTACTACCATCACCTGACTTCTTTAGCAACAATATACTACCACCACCAGCCTTAGATAGCGATTGCTATCGTGATAATGTTGCAGAAGTGAAAGCAGAAGGTAGTATCTTAGATCTCCCAGGAAACGGCACTGTATCCATCCTTAACCGCAGCATCACCGAAAATGGTGTGACTCGCTTTTTGGGTACGGGAGCAGGTGGTAATGCAGTCAACGATACCAACCCTGCTGATGTCAACTTTGGTCTGGGAAGTGAAGGTAAAGAATTTAGTCGCACTGGTTCTGATAAATTGGGATTAACCAGTGCTGACAGGACAATCATCGCTCACGTTTGGGCAAATGCTGAAGGGACTTACCAACCTAACTATGCTTGGCAAAAGGTCGCCCAGCAACTAGCTATCAATAACAAGAGTTCCCTTGAAGACACAGCCTATATCTTTGGAGCAATGAATATGGCGTTAGCTGATGGTTATGCCAATGTTTGGGATATTCAATGGGATAGAGATTATTTCTGGCGACCAGTTTCGAGCATCCGTAACGCAGACCAATTGAAATCCACATTTGATTTAGATGACAACACTTGGACTGCACGGGAAAATACACCCCAGCACCCAGATCCCCCATCTGCTGCTGCCGCAGTTGCGGGTGTAGCTAGCAACATCTTGTCTAGCTTCTATGGTGATAACCAAACCTTTACCGTTAGTGCTGACCCGAACCCTTCCAGTGCTCGCCTGCAAAATGCACTGCGTTCTCTCAATGGTAACGATTTAGTACATGGTACACCTCTAGAAGAAGTCAGTCGTACTTACACTAGCCTCTCACAAGCTGCAAATGAAGCACGCACCAGTCGCATTTATGCAGGGGCACACCATCGCTTTGCTACCAAAGATGGTATAAATTTAGGCAAAAAGGTTGCTCAGTACTTCTTGCGTCATAATCCTTTTTTGGTTCAAAGGAGGAACATCATGTCTGAATCAGTAAAAACGCCGGAGAGTGAGTAG
- a CDS encoding type II toxin-antitoxin system HicB family antitoxin, with the protein MATTKVFTAIIHKEEDTYVAECPEVGTISQGESIEEAIANLKEATEFYLEEFPLSKNSLPVTATFEANCA; encoded by the coding sequence ATGGCTACTACCAAAGTTTTTACCGCCATTATTCACAAAGAAGAGGATACCTATGTAGCAGAATGCCCAGAAGTCGGCACAATTAGCCAAGGGGAAAGTATTGAAGAAGCGATTGCTAACCTAAAAGAAGCAACAGAGTTTTACTTAGAGGAATTCCCTTTATCTAAAAATAGCTTGCCAGTCACGGCTACTTTTGAAGCTAACTGTGCCTAA
- a CDS encoding IS1 family transposase, translated as MARKTICFSKSQLMHDTVIGLFINRFEFAHILHQVSKDGRKGRETH; from the coding sequence TTGGCACGGAAGACAATTTGTTTTTCCAAATCTCAGCTGATGCATGACACGGTGATTGGGCTATTCATCAATCGCTTTGAGTTTGCTCACATCTTGCACCAAGTCTCAAAAGATGGGAGAAAAGGGCGTGAAACACATTGA
- a CDS encoding IS1 family transposase: MLAYVLSTREDKAFLELKALLQPFGIQHFYTDGWRTYERHIDEEQHTVGKRYTQLIERKHLTSSHSY; encoded by the coding sequence GTGTTGGCGTATGTACTGAGTACCCGTGAAGATAAAGCATTCTTGGAGTTGAAGGCACTGTTGCAACCGTTTGGAATCCAGCATTTCTACACCGATGGTTGGAGGACGTATGAACGGCATATCGATGAGGAACAACACACCGTTGGTAAACGCTATACCCAACTGATTGAGCGGAAACATCTGACAAGCTCGCACTCGTATTAA
- a CDS encoding IS1-like element transposase, producing the protein MTAGEEMVLEPVCCPDCGSEDVVKNGKSNEGKQRYLCRDQDCRRRSFVRDYTYRGYLPSIKQQITDMAVNGSGIRDTARVLKISPTTVIEELKKTSTIAACEQNAISAT; encoded by the coding sequence TTGACAGCAGGAGAGGAGATGGTTTTAGAGCCAGTGTGTTGTCCCGATTGTGGTAGCGAGGATGTGGTGAAGAATGGCAAGTCCAATGAAGGCAAGCAGCGTTACTTGTGCCGCGATCAAGATTGCCGTCGTCGCAGCTTCGTCCGGGACTACACCTACCGGGGTTATCTACCTTCCATCAAACAACAGATCACAGATATGGCAGTTAACGGCAGTGGGATTCGTGACACAGCGAGGGTACTGAAGATCAGCCCCACGACAGTAATTGAGGAATTAAAAAAAACATCGACAATTGCAGCTTGTGAACAAAACGCGATTAGTGCAACTTAA
- a CDS encoding transposase, with the protein MGFTKLDYCQYLLSSQINYTLTNLAEHLENFSHDTINRYLRSERITPSLLWDNVKHILQRHENAYLIFDDTVLDKRYAKKIELTRRQYSGNEHRVIRGIGLVSCIYVNPETSQFWVIDYRVYDPDSDGKTKLEHVSEMISSLVTHKQLPFSTVLMDSWYATQKLMQLIDNLHKVYYCPLKRNRLVDDTGGIEKYQAIEHLVWSQPEIEQGKVIKIKGFPGDKKVKLFRVIVSTDKTEFVVTNDKTQDSTDVVQQVCAIRWKIEEFHREIKQLTGVEACQCRKARIQRHHIGCAMLVWLRLKTFAYQTGRTIYQLKHGLLCDYLIQQLKSPVIAMTLA; encoded by the coding sequence ATGGGGTTTACTAAATTAGACTACTGTCAATATTTACTCAGTAGCCAAATCAATTACACCCTTACTAATCTAGCTGAACATCTTGAAAATTTTAGCCATGATACTATTAACCGCTACTTGAGGAGTGAGCGAATCACCCCCAGTCTACTTTGGGATAATGTGAAGCATATTCTGCAACGGCATGAAAATGCTTACCTAATATTCGATGACACAGTATTGGATAAAAGATATGCCAAAAAGATTGAACTGACTCGACGGCAGTATAGTGGAAATGAACACCGGGTAATACGGGGAATTGGTCTAGTTAGTTGTATATATGTCAACCCAGAAACTAGTCAGTTTTGGGTAATTGACTATAGAGTATATGACCCAGATAGTGACGGCAAGACCAAGTTGGAACACGTGTCAGAAATGATTAGCAGCCTAGTAACACATAAACAGCTACCATTCAGTACCGTGTTAATGGATAGTTGGTATGCCACCCAAAAACTGATGCAGTTGATTGACAATCTTCATAAAGTTTACTACTGCCCCCTCAAAAGAAATCGACTTGTTGATGATACAGGTGGGATAGAAAAATATCAGGCGATTGAGCATCTAGTCTGGAGTCAACCGGAAATTGAACAAGGTAAAGTTATCAAAATTAAAGGCTTTCCTGGCGACAAAAAGGTGAAACTCTTCCGGGTCATTGTCTCTACCGACAAGACGGAATTTGTAGTTACTAACGACAAAACTCAGGACTCTACGGATGTCGTACAACAGGTGTGCGCCATCCGCTGGAAAATTGAGGAATTTCACCGAGAGATTAAGCAACTGACCGGGGTCGAAGCTTGTCAATGTCGTAAAGCACGTATTCAGCGCCATCATATTGGCTGTGCCATGCTCGTCTGGCTGCGACTGAAGACCTTCGCTTATCAAACAGGTCGCACCATATATCAGCTCAAGCACGGACTGCTGTGTGACTACCTGATTCAACAACTCAAGTCCCCTGTCATTGCTATGACACTTGCGTAA
- a CDS encoding IS5 family transposase — MQQREALGWSKGGFSSKIHLRCDGNGLPITFLLTVGERHEAVVFESLMEQGFVKRPAAGRNRGRPLRVAGDKGYSSGSIRRYLRRRGIRLTIPRQDNERRRGKFDKSLYRQRNRVERCFNRLKQYRRIATRYEKKAENYLAMLSLASIMMWL, encoded by the coding sequence GTGCAACAGCGTGAAGCCTTGGGGTGGTCCAAAGGAGGCTTTAGTAGCAAAATTCATCTACGTTGTGATGGCAATGGCTTACCGATTACCTTCCTGTTAACAGTGGGAGAACGTCATGAAGCTGTGGTATTTGAATCACTGATGGAGCAGGGGTTTGTTAAGCGTCCCGCCGCTGGTCGCAACCGGGGGCGACCATTACGAGTAGCCGGGGATAAAGGTTACAGCAGTGGATCCATTCGTCGCTATTTGCGACGACGGGGTATCCGCTTGACGATTCCACGCCAGGACAATGAACGGCGACGAGGAAAGTTTGACAAGTCTCTCTACCGCCAACGGAACCGAGTTGAGCGATGTTTCAATCGCTTAAAGCAGTACCGCCGCATTGCTACTCGTTATGAGAAAAAAGCTGAAAACTACCTTGCTATGCTGAGTCTAGCCTCTATCATGATGTGGCTATAG
- a CDS encoding cytochrome P450 produces MYLTHRREDSYLQPDKFQPERFINCKYSHYEFLPFGGGSRQCLGQVFALFEMKLILATILFNHQLKLEEKVPVAPARRGFLMGPQGGVKMSLVVDNAR; encoded by the coding sequence ATCTACTTAACTCATCGCCGAGAAGATTCGTATCTCCAACCAGACAAATTTCAACCGGAAAGATTTATTAATTGTAAATACTCACATTATGAGTTTTTGCCTTTTGGTGGAGGTTCTCGCCAATGTCTAGGTCAGGTATTTGCTCTATTTGAAATGAAGTTAATTTTGGCAACGATTCTCTTCAATCATCAGTTGAAATTAGAGGAGAAAGTTCCTGTTGCTCCAGCACGTCGAGGTTTTTTAATGGGTCCTCAAGGAGGAGTAAAAATGAGTCTTGTAGTAGATAATGCTCGTTAG
- the istA gene encoding IS21 family transposase, producing MSSRVNFKQVQLYLKARANGCTQETAAAKGGFSVRTGRRIEKGEHQPNRGKPRHWRTRKDPFADVWDSELVPMLERQPQLRAMTLFEYLQEKYPNKYDSSKLRTLQKRVQQWKATAGPPKEVMFEQRHQPGEMGLSDFTHFQQATITLGGKPFKHLLYHYRLAYSGWQYVQIVQGGESFVALAQGLQNALQRSGGSPKIHRTDSLSAAYRNSTPQAHEDLTQRYQQLCAHYYMQPTRNNRGQSHENGAIESSHGHFKQRLHQALLLRGSTDFDSIGSYQQFINRVIDKLNQRCQVKFEQECSHLQTLPLHAYADYEVLSVTVTSHSTITARCVLYTVPSQLVGQRLTVHLYHDRLVGFLVNQKVVELARVYPPHNSDKRRARSVNYRHVIHSLRRKPRAFLQYRWREDLLPNEYYRRIWQQLSEQFTPYEACRLMVESLYIAAVQDKEYLVALWLEGQLRSRSLTLSRLQQQFHCPPTKKSFDTSSVEQHSLSSYDRLLQHQAP from the coding sequence GTGTCGAGTCGTGTAAATTTCAAGCAAGTTCAACTGTACCTCAAAGCGAGGGCAAATGGCTGTACTCAGGAAACGGCAGCAGCCAAGGGAGGATTTAGTGTGCGGACAGGAAGAAGAATAGAAAAAGGGGAACATCAGCCCAACCGAGGAAAGCCGCGCCACTGGAGGACAAGAAAAGATCCATTTGCAGATGTATGGGACAGCGAGTTAGTACCGATGTTAGAGCGCCAGCCGCAATTGCGAGCGATGACACTATTTGAATACTTGCAAGAGAAATATCCCAACAAGTATGACTCCTCGAAACTGCGAACATTACAAAAACGGGTGCAGCAGTGGAAAGCGACAGCCGGACCACCAAAAGAAGTAATGTTTGAGCAACGACACCAACCAGGAGAAATGGGACTATCAGATTTTACTCATTTCCAGCAGGCGACGATTACTCTAGGCGGGAAACCCTTCAAGCATCTGCTGTATCACTATCGGCTGGCATATAGTGGCTGGCAATATGTGCAAATTGTACAGGGAGGAGAAAGTTTTGTTGCTTTAGCTCAAGGACTACAAAATGCGCTGCAACGCAGTGGTGGTAGTCCCAAGATACATCGAACGGATAGCTTGAGCGCCGCATACCGAAATTCAACTCCTCAAGCTCATGAAGATTTAACGCAACGCTATCAACAGCTATGCGCCCATTATTACATGCAGCCAACCAGGAATAATCGTGGTCAATCGCACGAAAATGGTGCAATAGAATCATCTCACGGACACTTCAAACAACGATTACACCAAGCCTTACTGTTGAGAGGCTCAACCGACTTTGACAGTATAGGCAGCTATCAACAGTTTATTAACCGGGTAATTGATAAACTCAATCAGCGATGCCAGGTGAAATTTGAACAGGAATGTAGTCATCTACAAACCCTACCGCTGCACGCTTACGCCGATTATGAAGTGCTTAGTGTCACAGTCACTAGTCACAGTACGATAACAGCCAGATGCGTCCTTTATACCGTTCCGTCTCAACTGGTTGGGCAGCGCTTGACAGTACATTTATATCATGACCGCCTAGTTGGATTTTTAGTCAATCAGAAAGTCGTAGAACTAGCAAGAGTTTACCCACCCCACAATAGTGATAAACGACGCGCTCGAAGCGTCAATTACCGCCATGTGATTCATAGCTTGAGGCGAAAACCTAGAGCCTTCTTGCAGTACCGTTGGCGCGAGGATTTACTCCCAAACGAATATTATCGACGGATTTGGCAGCAGCTAAGCGAACAGTTTACTCCCTATGAAGCTTGCCGCCTGATGGTGGAAAGCCTGTACATCGCTGCAGTGCAGGATAAAGAATATCTAGTCGCTCTGTGGCTGGAGGGACAGTTACGCTCGCGCAGCCTAACTTTGTCGCGCTTACAACAACAATTTCACTGCCCACCAACCAAAAAATCTTTTGACACTTCTAGCGTCGAACAGCATTCCTTATCTAGTTATGACCGACTCTTACAGCATCAAGCCCCCTAG
- a CDS encoding IS110 family transposase produces MSNLWRGELDLELTMLDQLWEHLAAVERQLEELARSEERVQLLQTIPGVGRKTAEVIVACLDDPGRFENVRQVSAYAGLIPQQHHSGQTNKLGKITKRGSRLLRSALVEAAWVMLRYNEWAQAIYRRICGGQKTRKKTAITALARKLLVRCWAMLRQRQPWNPDLAPPALSA; encoded by the coding sequence ATGAGCAATTTATGGCGCGGCGAGTTAGATTTGGAGTTAACGATGCTCGACCAGTTGTGGGAGCACCTTGCCGCGGTTGAGCGGCAACTGGAGGAATTAGCAAGATCGGAGGAACGGGTGCAGCTATTGCAGACGATTCCAGGAGTAGGTCGTAAAACTGCCGAAGTGATTGTTGCCTGTTTGGATGACCCAGGGCGATTTGAGAACGTGCGTCAAGTCTCGGCTTACGCGGGTTTAATTCCACAACAACATCACTCAGGACAAACCAACAAACTGGGCAAAATTACGAAACGGGGATCTCGATTACTGCGAAGTGCGCTCGTGGAAGCAGCTTGGGTAATGTTGCGCTACAACGAGTGGGCACAAGCCATTTATCGGCGAATTTGTGGCGGGCAGAAGACGCGCAAGAAAACGGCAATCACGGCATTAGCCCGCAAGTTACTGGTGCGCTGTTGGGCAATGTTGCGGCAGCGACAGCCTTGGAACCCTGACTTAGCGCCACCTGCTTTATCCGCTTAG
- a CDS encoding transposase, giving the protein MSTILAHAQGLVYTLLSMMPSPYQQKSLQAMLGLFLQAQGHPLPQHSKAKSASALSRFLNVYSWSTRKLIRTTRQIALKRIISQCHKGRRPFLQVIIDLTTLEKRGKFKAFEQLVRVYHGKRGLHLVVLYLVVGRWRLPWNFRVWRGKGTASPTQLGLKLIKSLPQALTKHFQVIILVDTAFGSVEFLHAARQLKYHVIAGVRCDRKLLDKRCVADLSKRGQQVRLVGLKFPVSVSWYYLKRDNGNLEKRFVLSTKPLKGSTITWWGKRRWQIEGWFKTAKHRFGLHRFGQGTLLGVYRWLVLSLIAYLLAHWAYLSTNTTDLPDWGAAALLALQAFLPQLVLFLLLLEIERLRPLCCAQGIDIQFTRCKM; this is encoded by the coding sequence ATGTCAACCATCCTTGCCCACGCCCAAGGGTTAGTTTACACCCTGCTATCGATGATGCCGAGTCCCTACCAGCAAAAGAGTCTGCAAGCAATGTTGGGATTATTTTTACAAGCACAAGGGCATCCCTTACCGCAGCACAGTAAAGCTAAGTCTGCCAGTGCTTTAAGTCGGTTTCTCAACGTCTACTCTTGGTCAACTCGAAAGCTAATTCGCACAACTCGACAAATAGCACTTAAACGAATCATCAGTCAGTGTCACAAAGGGCGCAGACCCTTTCTACAAGTGATTATTGACCTGACTACCCTAGAAAAAAGAGGTAAATTCAAAGCTTTTGAGCAATTGGTACGGGTGTATCATGGCAAGCGAGGACTACACCTAGTCGTACTATATTTAGTTGTTGGACGTTGGCGGCTGCCCTGGAACTTTCGTGTTTGGAGGGGCAAAGGTACTGCTTCACCCACGCAGTTAGGATTAAAACTAATAAAAAGTTTACCTCAAGCATTGACTAAACACTTTCAAGTCATCATTCTCGTAGATACTGCATTTGGAAGTGTAGAGTTTTTACACGCTGCACGCCAGTTAAAATATCATGTCATTGCTGGTGTACGTTGTGACCGAAAGCTACTAGACAAACGTTGTGTTGCGGATTTATCTAAGCGAGGGCAACAAGTACGGCTTGTCGGTTTGAAGTTTCCCGTCTCAGTATCTTGGTATTATCTCAAACGCGATAATGGCAACCTAGAAAAACGGTTTGTCTTGTCAACCAAACCGCTTAAAGGCAGTACTATCACATGGTGGGGAAAGCGGCGCTGGCAAATCGAAGGCTGGTTCAAAACTGCCAAGCATCGCTTTGGTTTACATCGCTTTGGTCAAGGTACTCTTTTGGGAGTCTACCGCTGGCTAGTACTGTCGCTGATTGCTTATTTGTTGGCACATTGGGCGTATTTATCTACCAACACCACTGATCTACCTGATTGGGGAGCTGCTGCTCTTTTGGCACTACAGGCTTTCTTGCCCCAGTTGGTTTTGTTTTTGCTTTTACTAGAGATTGAGCGTTTACGACCACTATGCTGCGCACAAGGCATAGACATTCAATTTACTAGATGCAAGATGTGA
- a CDS encoding IS6 family transposase, giving the protein MNCPHCHSKHSSSLNRTTDLGYWMYQCQECKRYFNERTGTSFNFLELPTDIVFQVLLCRLRYKMSLRDVAEFFRLRGFEFTHERVRDWEEKFAAVFAIQLRAKRKGKVSSSWDVDETYIRVKGKWCYLDRAIDRDGNLVDSMLSQKRDLEAAIAFFTEAIAVTGILPERVTTDGHAADPRAITEVLGTDVDHRVSDCLTNRIEQDHRGLKQRYYPMLGFKTFASAKRYCQAFDEVRNYFRPRSRMTEFVSLSTRRERFVTRVQKLQEIFQTA; this is encoded by the coding sequence ATGAACTGTCCCCACTGCCACTCTAAGCATTCGAGTAGCCTCAACCGGACAACTGACTTAGGCTACTGGATGTATCAGTGTCAGGAGTGTAAGCGCTACTTCAATGAGCGCACAGGGACATCGTTCAACTTTCTAGAACTGCCCACTGATATCGTATTTCAGGTGCTGTTGTGCCGGTTGCGTTACAAGATGAGCCTGCGGGATGTGGCCGAATTTTTCCGACTGCGGGGTTTTGAGTTCACCCACGAGAGGGTGCGCGATTGGGAGGAGAAGTTTGCTGCGGTATTTGCTATTCAGCTGCGTGCCAAGCGCAAGGGAAAGGTGAGTTCGTCCTGGGACGTAGATGAAACCTATATTCGGGTCAAAGGCAAGTGGTGCTATCTGGATCGGGCTATTGACCGCGACGGGAATCTTGTCGATTCTATGCTAAGCCAGAAACGAGATTTGGAGGCGGCAATTGCTTTCTTTACAGAGGCAATCGCGGTGACAGGCATTCTACCAGAACGAGTAACTACGGACGGACACGCTGCTGATCCCAGAGCAATTACCGAAGTGTTGGGAACTGATGTGGACCACCGGGTGAGCGACTGCCTCACCAATCGTATTGAGCAAGACCATCGGGGGCTCAAGCAGCGCTACTACCCGATGTTGGGCTTTAAAACATTTGCATCAGCTAAACGATACTGCCAAGCATTTGATGAAGTCCGCAACTATTTCCGACCCCGTAGCCGGATGACAGAATTCGTGTCTCTATCGACAAGACGTGAGCGATTTGTTACACGGGTCCAGAAACTGCAAGAGATTTTCCAAACCGCCTAA
- a CDS encoding helix-turn-helix transcriptional regulator — protein sequence MKATTCSTVIAKSSVAHTLIRWRLNEVMARHDIRAKELAKEMGVSPTTVSNLRKRSMPRLTEETLDKLCKALNNLSHERTPITPGDLIEYTPEPENPNPKQKKNDRNQKSATTQEELKQGTNSIEDFPSSQYQSTHFFLTLIPEVPESA from the coding sequence ATGAAGGCTACGACCTGTAGTACAGTCATAGCGAAGAGTTCTGTGGCTCATACGTTGATTAGATGGCGCTTAAACGAGGTGATGGCTAGGCATGATATTCGAGCTAAAGAGCTTGCGAAGGAAATGGGAGTTAGCCCTACTACGGTTTCTAACCTCCGTAAAAGAAGTATGCCTAGATTGACCGAAGAAACCTTGGATAAGCTGTGTAAGGCTTTAAATAATTTGAGTCACGAAAGAACTCCTATTACACCAGGAGATCTTATCGAATACACTCCTGAGCCAGAAAATCCTAATCCGAAACAAAAAAAGAATGATCGCAATCAGAAATCTGCTACTACACAAGAGGAGCTAAAGCAAGGTACAAATTCAATCGAGGATTTTCCCTCTAGCCAGTATCAAAGCACTCACTTTTTCCTAACTCTTATTCCTGAAGTACCAGAGTCTGCCTAA
- a CDS encoding transposase, giving the protein MFLDECHLLWGDICGYGWTRRNQRVEVEVSSTKQRQTYYGALDYLSKQFVVQEYSAGNEDNTIAFVQYLQSCDDPSTRLSIIWDGASYHRSLKVQQFLTQVNGTLPQHEWKITCVRLAPNAPEQNPVEDVWLQAKLFVRK; this is encoded by the coding sequence ATGTTTCTCGACGAATGCCATTTACTGTGGGGCGATATCTGTGGCTATGGATGGACTCGGCGCAATCAACGGGTGGAGGTCGAGGTTTCATCCACTAAGCAACGGCAGACCTACTATGGAGCGCTGGATTATCTGAGTAAGCAATTCGTCGTGCAAGAGTACAGTGCGGGGAATGAAGACAATACCATTGCTTTTGTGCAGTACCTCCAATCTTGTGATGACCCATCCACTCGGCTGAGCATCATTTGGGATGGAGCAAGTTATCATCGCTCACTCAAGGTGCAGCAGTTTTTGACTCAGGTGAATGGAACGCTCCCTCAACACGAGTGGAAGATCACCTGTGTTCGATTGGCTCCCAATGCTCCAGAACAAAATCCCGTCGAAGATGTCTGGTTACAAGCTAAGCTGTTTGTCCGCAAGTAG
- a CDS encoding type II toxin-antitoxin system HicA family toxin, with product MPKLPRISGQEAIRALERLGVVQVRQRGSHVVLRKQTPDGAMGCTVPLNRHLAITTLSGILRQAPITPEEFIENL from the coding sequence GTGCCTAAGCTACCTAGAATTTCAGGACAAGAGGCGATTCGAGCTTTAGAACGCCTGGGGGTCGTGCAGGTGAGACAAAGAGGTAGCCATGTTGTTTTGAGAAAGCAAACACCTGATGGTGCGATGGGATGTACTGTTCCACTGAATAGGCACTTAGCCATTACTACATTAAGTGGTATTCTCCGCCAAGCCCCAATCACGCCCGAAGAGTTCATCGAAAATCTGTGA